In the genome of Neofelis nebulosa isolate mNeoNeb1 chromosome 6, mNeoNeb1.pri, whole genome shotgun sequence, one region contains:
- the PGK2 gene encoding phosphoglycerate kinase 2 has translation MSLSKKLTLDRLDVKGKRVIMRVDFNVPMKKNQITNNQRIKASIPSIKYCLDNGARSVVLMSHLGRPDGVPMPDKYSLEPVAAELKSLLGKDVLFLKDCVGPEVEKACANPAAGSVILLENLRFHVEEEGKGQGPSGNKLIAEPGKIEAFRASLSKLGDVYVNDAFGTAHRAHSSMVGVNLPQKASGFLMKKELEYFARALENPERPFLAILGGAKVADKIQLIKNMLDKVNEMIIGGGMAYTFLKVLNNMEIGASLFDEEGAKIVKDIMAKASKNGVNITFPTDFVTADKFEENAKVGQATVKSGIPAGWMGLDCGPETNKKYAQVVAHAKVIVWNGPVGVFEWDAFANGTKALMDEIVKATSRGCITIIGGGDTATCCVKWNTEDKMSHVSTGGGASLELLEGKVLPGVEALNNL, from the coding sequence ATGTCTCTTTCTAAGAAGTTAACTTTGGACAGACTGGATGTTAAAGGGAAGCGAGTCATCATGAGAGTAGACTTCAATGTTCCCATGAAGAAGAACCAGATTACAAACAACCAGAGAATCAAAGCTTCCATCCCAAGCATCAAGTACTGCCTAGATAATGGAGCCAGGTCAGTAGTTCTTATGAGTCATTTAGGTCGACCTGATGGTGTTCCCATGCCTGATAAATACTCTTTAGAGCCAGTTGCTGCTGAGCTCAAATCCTTGCTGGGCAAGGATGTTCTGTTTCTAAAGGACTGTGTGGGCCCAGAAGTGGAGAAAGCCTGTGCCAACCCGGCTGCTGGTTCAGTCATCCTACTGGAGAACCTGCGCTTTCatgtggaggaagaaggaaaaggccaAGGTCCTTCTGGAAATAAGCTTATAGCTGAACCAGGTAAAATAGAAGCCTTTCGAGCATCACTCTCCAAACTAGGGGATGTATATGTCAATGATGCTTTTGGCACTGCTCACCGGGCCCACAGTTCGATGGTGGGAGTGAATCTTCCCCAGAAGGCATCTGGATTCCTGATGAAAAAGGAGCTAGAGTACTTTGCCAGAGCCTTAGAAAACCCAGAGAGACCCTTTCTGGCTATACTTGGTGGAGCCAAAGTGGCAGACAAAATCCAACTGATCAAAAATATGCTGGATAAGGTCAATGAGATGATAATTGGTGGTGGAATGGCTTATACCTTCCTTAAGGTACTCAACAACATGGAGATTGGTGCGTCCCTCTTTGATGAAGAGGGGGCCAAGATTGTCAAAGATATCATGGCTAAAGCTAGTAAGAATGGTGTGAACATTACCTTTCCTACTGACTTTGTCACTGCTGACAAGTTTGAGGAGAATGCTAAGGTTGGCCAAGCCACTGTAAAATCAGGCATACCTGCTGGCTGGATGGGTTTGGACTGTGGTCCTGAGACCAACAAGAAGTATGCTCAAGTTGTGGCTCACGCTAAGGTAATTGTGTGGAATGGACCTGTAGGGGTATTTGAATGGGACGCCTTTGCTAATGGAACAAAAGCCCTCATGGATGAAATTGTGAAGGCCACTTCCAGGGGCTGTATCACCATTATAGGAGGTGGAGACACTGCTACTTGCTGTGTCAAATGGAACACTGAAGATAAAATGAGCCACGTGAGCACTGGAGGAGGTGCTAGTCTGGAACTTCTGGAAGGTAAAGTCCTTCCTGGCGTGGAAGCTCTCAACAATCTATAG